One stretch of Leishmania braziliensis MHOM/BR/75/M2904 complete genome, chromosome 16 DNA includes these proteins:
- a CDS encoding putative eukaryotic translation initiation factor 1A: protein MPKNMGKGGKSFKAGNSKGNMQNQKRDLTYANPDEGEEYAQVKKALGNLRLELQLAGGSTVIGSIRGAMVRKVWIGQGDVVLVAKREFNENDVVDIIHRFTPAEVRLLVKENAIPRDFRSAEERDNNGNTDYIFVNDEDDAQDDDDDQNAIDRNEVIMDDPLAALDNL, encoded by the coding sequence ATGCCGAAGAACATGGGAAAGGGCGGTAAGTCCTTCAAGGCTGGTAACTCGAAGGGCAACATGCAGAACCAGAAGCGTGACCTCACATACGCCAACCCCGATGAAGGCGAAGAGTATGCGCAGGTAAAGAAAGCGCTTGGCAACCTGCGTCTCGAGCTCCAGCTCGCCGGCGGTTCCACTGTCATTGGCTCCATCCGCGGCGCAATGGTGCGCAAGGTATGGATCGGCCAGGGTGACGTAGTGCTCGTTGCGAAGCGCGAGTTCAATGAGAACGACGTAGTCGACATTATTCACCGCTTCACACCGGCCGAGGTGCGCTTACTGGTGAAGGAGAACGCCATTCCGCGTGACTTCCGATCTGCTGAGGAGCGCGATAACAACGGCAACACCGACTATATCTTTGTGAACGATGAGGACGACGCACaggacgacgatgatgacCAGAACGCAATTGACCGCAATGAGGTCATCATGGACGACCCCCTTGCCGCCCTCGACAACCTTTAA
- a CDS encoding putative 50S ribosomal protein L17 codes for MLQWSRLLRGRPPPVMGNAKKMRFAGVDDNPSITHKPWDTSEPLMADYGWGRGKLPKFRARSPFHRQQIARRMVTELIRKDYVIVGGARAPALRILADHVVELAKAGDTDSRQQLAYFLHDPLLVDKAFDEYPRRFGDMSAKYAMMTRLKGRRRSDNVAMYFVEYKNRDMSDHHKGEDYTSGPERFFLPPRIVETEKGIQRPPHMQMAFDRWASKFKTEEFHHWWRLRHAKLRYWGVRNVPHPSDVDPLWTEKEEEEWHNEMLANTGDFEDFDLDDDSYEAAGEGGGQGGSSSPSGVGPDPQKKY; via the coding sequence ATGCTCCAGTGGTCTCGACTACTGCGCGGGCGACCGCCGCCAGTGATGGGAAACGCCAAGAAGATGCGTTTTGCCGGCGTCGACGACAATCCATCCATCACGCATAAGCCATGGGACACCAGCGAGCCGCTGATGGCCGACTACGGCTGGGGGCGCGGTAAGCTGCCGAAGTTTCGTGCTCGTAGTCCGTTCCACCGCCAACAGATCGCGCGTCGCATGGTGACAGAGCTGATTCGCAAAGACTACGTCATCGTAGGCGGCGCGCGTGCCccggcgctgcgcatccTGGCTGACCATGTTGTCGAGCTCGCCAAGGCTGGTGACACGGACTCGCGTCAGCAGCTGGCGTACTTCCTTCACGACCCCCTCCTGGTCGACAAGGCGTTTGACGAGTATCCGCGTCGGTTCGGCGACATGAGCGCCAAATATGCGATGATGACGCGACTGAAGGGGCGCCGGCGGAGCGACAACGTTGCGATGTACTTTGTGGAGTACAAAAATAGGGACATGAGCGACCACCACAAGGGCGAGGACTACACGTCCGGGCCGGAGCGCTTTTTCCTCCCGCCCCGCATCGTCGAGACCGAGAAGGGCATTCAGCGCCCGCCGCACATGCAGATGGCGTTTGACCGTTGGGCAAGCAAGTTTAAGACGGAGGAGTTTCACCACtggtggcggctgcgacaCGCCAAGCTGCGCTACTGGGGCGTCCGGAACGTCCCGCACCCGAGCGATGTGGATCCTCTGTGGAccgagaaggaggaggaggagtggcaCAACGAGATGCTTGCCAACACCGGCGACTTTGAGGACTTTGACCTCGATGACGACTCCTACGAGGCCGCCGGTGAGGGAGGCGGACAGGGTGGCTCCTCGTCTCCGTCAGGGGTCGGGCCCGATCCGCAGAAGAAGTATTGA